Proteins from one Desulfovermiculus halophilus DSM 18834 genomic window:
- a CDS encoding DUF2188 domain-containing protein: protein MESKHNRTVYQRPDGTWANKVFDEEIPTTIHETRRHAIAAAKSLLQNQGGGRITVLGQDGEVIFKTTVPSAKTTYPINKTAHWP, encoded by the coding sequence ATGGAGAGTAAACATAATCGCACTGTCTATCAACGTCCTGACGGCACCTGGGCCAATAAAGTCTTTGATGAGGAAATCCCAACCACCATCCATGAGACAAGGCGCCATGCTATCGCAGCCGCAAAAAGCCTCCTTCAAAACCAAGGCGGCGGAAGAATAACCGTTTTGGGACAAGATGGCGAAGTCATCTTCAAAACAACAGTCCCTTCAGCAAAAACAACCTATCCCATAAACAAAACAGCACATTGGCCTTAG